Proteins from a single region of Nakamurella deserti:
- a CDS encoding substrate-binding domain-containing protein: MRRSIAVTGLALSAALTLSACGGLDTGVTSTSSTTSSAGGSATGSAGGAGESIPRPAACDEDSPYIAVALPNLTNPYYVAMKAGFEDAGTAAGYTVEVQIAGDDDAQQLGQVQAMLEKKPCALALNAVKSAPAAAIVKAANDAGVPVFTVNVTVDPDALTSQGATIVQYLGADNAAGGTQVGEQVLKDLGADATLNIGFITEPDEVPVVIRDEGFEKAVSADANAKVVAKVDGNVKPDDSLAATAELLQGNPDVNVLFASTGPAAYGALQAIGGTDVKVYGFCAADEPLTDAYPACVAQEPNDYGKRVVEQIKGWLGGATPEPEILRPLKLFVKGQTPAAGEVG, translated from the coding sequence ATGCGACGAAGCATTGCCGTCACCGGCCTCGCCCTCTCGGCGGCCCTCACCCTGAGCGCCTGCGGCGGTCTGGACACCGGCGTCACCTCGACCAGCAGCACCACCAGCAGCGCCGGCGGCTCAGCCACCGGGAGCGCGGGCGGCGCCGGCGAATCGATCCCGCGGCCGGCCGCCTGCGACGAGGACAGCCCCTACATCGCAGTGGCGCTCCCCAACCTCACCAACCCGTACTACGTCGCCATGAAAGCCGGCTTCGAGGACGCCGGTACCGCCGCCGGTTACACCGTCGAGGTGCAGATCGCCGGTGACGACGACGCCCAGCAGCTCGGCCAGGTGCAGGCGATGCTGGAGAAGAAGCCCTGCGCGCTCGCGCTGAACGCGGTGAAGTCCGCGCCGGCGGCGGCGATCGTCAAGGCGGCCAACGACGCCGGCGTTCCGGTGTTCACCGTCAACGTCACCGTCGACCCGGACGCGCTGACCTCCCAGGGCGCGACCATCGTCCAGTACCTCGGCGCGGACAACGCCGCCGGCGGCACCCAGGTCGGCGAGCAGGTCCTGAAGGATCTCGGCGCGGACGCGACCCTCAACATCGGATTCATCACCGAACCCGACGAGGTGCCTGTCGTGATCCGCGACGAAGGCTTCGAGAAGGCCGTCAGCGCGGACGCCAACGCCAAGGTCGTCGCCAAGGTCGACGGCAACGTCAAGCCCGACGACTCCCTCGCCGCCACCGCCGAGCTGCTGCAGGGCAACCCCGACGTCAACGTGCTCTTCGCCAGCACCGGCCCGGCCGCCTACGGCGCTCTGCAGGCCATCGGAGGCACCGACGTGAAGGTCTATGGGTTCTGCGCCGCCGACGAGCCCCTCACCGACGCCTACCCGGCCTGTGTGGCCCAGGAGCCCAACGACTACGGCAAGCGCGTCGTGGAGCAGATCAAGGGCTGGCTCGGTGGAGCGACCCCGGAGCCGGAGATCCTGCGGCCGCTGAAGCTGTTCGTCAAGGGCCAGACGCCCGCAGCCGGCGAGGTCGGCTGA
- a CDS encoding sugar-binding transcriptional regulator, producing MSIEDQGIDERELMAAVARRFYIEDRSKVEIATELKLSRFKVARLLDQARSSGLVTITLDDAGLPDRELSERLRRHLDLTECLVVESAGDEADVRRQIGAAAATLLASSLHEGDVLGLAWGRTTAAMTAELKSLPKISIVQLTGTVGGDLAESPVEIVRQASQRAGGTAKPIFAPFLLDDPVTTAALRRQADVAEVMDMFGSVTVAVVAVGSWDPPASRLREALSDVDRRSMEDQGTQAEVAAIFIDRDGRVVGQQLTDRCLSINATQLAAIPRVIAVAGGRAKARAVLAVARARLITSLITDRALAEAVLDIPYDTEPIEVGEP from the coding sequence ATGAGCATCGAAGACCAGGGGATCGACGAGCGGGAACTCATGGCTGCCGTGGCCCGGCGGTTCTACATCGAGGACCGTTCCAAGGTGGAGATAGCCACCGAGCTGAAGCTGTCGCGCTTCAAGGTCGCCCGGTTGTTGGACCAGGCCCGCAGCTCGGGGCTCGTGACCATCACCCTCGACGACGCCGGCCTGCCCGACCGGGAACTGTCCGAGAGGCTGCGCCGGCACCTCGATCTCACCGAATGCCTGGTCGTCGAGTCCGCCGGCGACGAAGCCGACGTCCGTCGGCAGATCGGTGCCGCCGCCGCGACGCTGCTCGCGAGCTCGCTCCACGAAGGCGACGTCCTCGGGTTGGCGTGGGGACGGACGACAGCCGCTATGACCGCGGAACTGAAGTCCCTGCCGAAGATCTCGATCGTGCAGCTGACCGGGACCGTCGGCGGCGACCTCGCCGAGTCGCCGGTGGAGATCGTCCGGCAGGCCTCCCAGCGCGCCGGTGGCACCGCCAAACCGATCTTCGCCCCGTTCCTCCTGGACGACCCGGTCACCACCGCTGCGCTCCGCCGACAGGCCGACGTCGCCGAGGTGATGGACATGTTCGGTTCGGTCACCGTCGCCGTCGTCGCCGTCGGATCCTGGGACCCGCCCGCATCGCGGCTGCGTGAGGCGCTCTCCGACGTCGATCGAAGGTCGATGGAGGACCAGGGAACGCAGGCGGAGGTCGCCGCCATCTTCATCGACCGCGACGGCCGCGTCGTCGGACAGCAACTCACCGACCGGTGCCTGTCCATCAATGCCACCCAGCTGGCGGCCATTCCGCGCGTCATCGCCGTCGCCGGCGGTCGTGCCAAGGCCCGGGCGGTCCTCGCCGTCGCCCGTGCCCGGCTCATCACCAGCCTGATCACCGACCGCGCGCTCGCCGAAGCCGTTCTGGACATCCCCTACGACACCGAGCCGATCGAGGTGGGCGAGCCGTGA
- a CDS encoding GtrA family protein, translating to MIRFMLVGASGVVVNLGVMAGLVAADLHYLAAGLVATEVSIAWNWLLYERFVFRDRRDASRWWHRAIKNLAYNNAEFAARVPFLVLAVSGLGVPETVAQLITLVLAFGLRFVFVSRVVYRPVDEALGGPPDTAVAEPPTDPATAVRCTPTSTAP from the coding sequence TTGATCCGGTTCATGCTCGTCGGCGCGTCAGGGGTGGTGGTCAATCTCGGCGTCATGGCCGGGCTCGTCGCTGCGGACCTGCACTATCTGGCGGCCGGCCTCGTCGCCACCGAAGTCTCGATCGCATGGAACTGGCTGCTCTACGAGCGGTTCGTCTTCCGTGACCGCCGCGACGCCTCGCGATGGTGGCACCGCGCCATTAAGAACCTGGCGTACAACAACGCCGAGTTCGCCGCACGGGTTCCGTTCCTGGTGCTCGCCGTGTCGGGTCTCGGCGTGCCGGAGACCGTGGCGCAGTTGATCACGTTGGTGCTCGCCTTCGGCCTGCGCTTCGTGTTCGTCAGCCGGGTCGTCTACCGCCCCGTCGACGAGGCCCTCGGGGGTCCGCCGGACACCGCTGTGGCCGAGCCTCCGACGGACCCTGCCACAGCCGTGCGATGCACACCGACGTCCACAGCTCCGTGA
- a CDS encoding sugar ABC transporter ATP-binding protein — MTDRTATGTSATSGPGAGLRADGIVKRYAGVPALSGVTIAVRPGEVVGLVGHNGAGKSTLLKSLAGAVRPDEGTISVDGQPLALTGPAAALAAGISTVYQELSLLPNLTVTQNVFLNRELRRGGQLDTATMRSAAADLVKRFELDVDVDRKLSTFPVATRQLLEIAVATQRGSRFLLLDEPTTSLEGEQVDRLLEIVKGLARDTGLGVLLIDHKMDELYAVAHSIVALVDGKVRISGRVDEIARADIVRAIAGEEAAVHLLQAGQYDQLEIADDGTTPDAGRSATTGPPVAPHRDLATVAEGTPSFTVSHLRTGSLQDVSIQAFAGRVLGLYGLIGSGRTELLRAVVGLDQIQGGSLTFEGRPYLPRNPSHAQQAGVVYLTEERKTDGIVPKLDSAMNVVLPILNQFTKFGALNRKAMARTATEYMDLLRVRGNRSAPVVSLSGGNQQKVLLARALAQKPRLLLLDEPTKGVDIGVKSEIHRLLRSLAHDQNMTVIVVSSEEEEILDVSDDVATFSLGRCDGTTRPASELSVVHLRQAAWDAA, encoded by the coding sequence ATGACCGACCGGACGGCGACGGGCACCTCGGCCACCTCCGGCCCCGGCGCGGGGCTGCGCGCGGACGGCATCGTCAAACGCTACGCGGGCGTGCCGGCTCTCTCCGGAGTGACCATCGCCGTCCGGCCCGGTGAGGTGGTGGGTCTCGTGGGCCACAACGGAGCCGGGAAGTCCACCCTGCTCAAGTCCCTCGCCGGTGCGGTCCGCCCCGACGAAGGAACGATCAGCGTCGACGGGCAGCCGCTGGCCCTCACCGGCCCGGCCGCCGCGCTGGCCGCCGGCATCTCCACGGTGTACCAGGAACTGTCGCTGCTACCGAACCTGACCGTCACCCAGAACGTGTTCCTCAACCGGGAACTCCGGCGGGGCGGCCAGCTCGACACAGCGACGATGCGTTCGGCGGCAGCGGATCTCGTCAAGCGCTTCGAACTCGACGTCGACGTCGACCGCAAGCTCAGCACCTTCCCGGTGGCCACCCGCCAGCTGCTGGAGATCGCGGTCGCCACCCAGCGCGGGTCCCGATTCCTGCTGCTGGACGAGCCGACCACCTCCCTGGAAGGCGAGCAGGTCGACCGGCTCCTCGAGATCGTCAAGGGCCTCGCCCGCGACACCGGCCTGGGGGTCCTCCTCATCGACCACAAGATGGACGAGCTGTACGCGGTCGCGCATTCGATCGTCGCGCTCGTCGACGGCAAGGTACGCATCTCCGGCCGGGTCGACGAGATCGCCCGGGCCGACATCGTGCGTGCCATCGCCGGCGAGGAAGCCGCGGTGCACCTGCTCCAGGCCGGCCAGTACGACCAGCTCGAGATCGCCGACGACGGCACCACGCCGGACGCCGGGCGAAGTGCCACCACCGGCCCGCCCGTGGCACCGCACCGCGACCTCGCCACCGTCGCGGAGGGGACACCGTCGTTCACGGTGAGCCATTTACGCACCGGATCCCTGCAGGACGTCTCCATCCAGGCGTTCGCCGGCCGGGTGCTCGGCCTGTACGGGCTGATCGGCTCGGGCCGCACCGAGCTGCTGCGCGCGGTGGTGGGGCTCGACCAGATCCAGGGCGGCTCACTGACGTTCGAGGGCAGGCCGTACCTGCCCCGCAACCCCTCTCACGCTCAGCAGGCCGGCGTCGTCTATCTCACCGAGGAACGCAAGACAGACGGCATCGTGCCCAAACTGGACTCGGCGATGAACGTCGTGCTGCCGATCCTCAATCAGTTCACGAAGTTCGGCGCGTTGAACCGCAAGGCGATGGCCCGCACCGCCACGGAGTACATGGATCTGCTGCGGGTGCGCGGCAACCGGTCGGCTCCGGTTGTCAGCCTCTCCGGCGGCAACCAGCAGAAGGTCCTGCTGGCACGGGCCCTCGCGCAGAAGCCCCGGCTGCTGCTCCTCGACGAGCCCACCAAGGGAGTGGACATCGGCGTCAAGTCCGAGATCCACCGACTGCTGCGCTCCCTCGCCCACGACCAGAACATGACGGTGATCGTGGTGTCCAGCGAGGAGGAGGAGATCCTCGACGTCTCCGACGACGTCGCCACGTTCTCCCTCGGCCGCTGCGACGGCACCACCCGACCCGCCTCCGAACTCTCCGTCGTCCACCTGCGTCAGGCAGCGTGGGACGCCGCATGA
- the xylB gene encoding xylulokinase, with the protein MTAAARRPLVAGVDSSTQSCTVELRDADTGALRGTGRAPHPATFPPVSEQHPAVWWQAFVTALAGACAEAQTSPTAIGAISVGAQCHAAVLLDDHDEVIRPAKLWNDTTSAPQATRLVDRFGAANWVRAIGLTPTAALTVTKLAWFADHEPDTLQRTASVLLPHDWLTFRLTGRRVTDRSDASGTGYYAATESSWRTDLLDELVAADVAWSELLPEVLGPDDVAGRVLPGVAAELGLDRKVVVAAGGGDQHLGAVGLGLRPGDVAYSLGTSGVVLATSPDAVHDLTGWVDGVADATGHFLPLVCTLNSAKVTDTFARLLGVDVVELGRLALACPVTAPRPTLLAYLDGERTPARPHAEGLLGGLTNTLSREALALAAFEGVIAGLVRGHDALTAAGVTTDGDIVATGGGARSPAYRQVLADMLGRPVTTRDVAEATARGACVQATAALSGASIVDIRDRWQPLTQGTTAPRADAAAGVPERYLQLAALTPPSSI; encoded by the coding sequence ATGACCGCGGCGGCCCGCCGACCACTGGTCGCCGGCGTCGACAGCTCCACACAGTCCTGCACTGTCGAGCTCCGCGACGCCGACACCGGGGCTCTCCGGGGTACCGGCAGGGCCCCCCACCCGGCCACCTTCCCACCGGTCAGCGAACAGCATCCGGCGGTGTGGTGGCAGGCGTTCGTGACCGCCCTCGCCGGCGCCTGCGCCGAGGCGCAGACGTCCCCGACCGCGATCGGCGCGATCAGCGTCGGAGCCCAGTGCCACGCAGCGGTGCTGCTCGACGATCACGACGAGGTCATCAGGCCCGCCAAGCTCTGGAACGACACCACCTCCGCCCCTCAGGCGACGCGGCTCGTCGACCGGTTCGGTGCCGCGAACTGGGTCCGGGCGATCGGCCTGACCCCCACCGCCGCGCTGACCGTCACCAAGCTCGCCTGGTTCGCCGACCACGAACCCGACACCCTGCAGCGCACCGCGAGTGTGCTGCTGCCGCACGACTGGCTGACGTTCCGACTCACCGGTCGCCGGGTCACCGACCGCTCCGACGCCTCGGGCACCGGTTACTACGCCGCCACCGAAAGCAGCTGGCGCACCGACCTGCTCGACGAGCTCGTCGCCGCCGACGTGGCGTGGTCGGAGCTGCTCCCGGAGGTGCTCGGACCCGACGACGTCGCCGGTCGCGTCCTCCCCGGGGTGGCGGCGGAACTGGGGCTGGACCGCAAGGTGGTGGTCGCTGCCGGGGGCGGTGACCAGCACCTCGGGGCGGTCGGCCTCGGTCTGCGACCGGGCGATGTCGCGTACAGCCTGGGCACGTCGGGTGTCGTCCTGGCCACCAGCCCCGACGCGGTGCACGATCTCACCGGTTGGGTCGACGGCGTCGCCGACGCCACCGGCCACTTCCTCCCGCTGGTCTGCACCCTCAACAGCGCGAAGGTCACCGACACCTTCGCACGACTGCTCGGCGTGGACGTCGTCGAGCTGGGACGGCTGGCGCTCGCCTGTCCGGTCACCGCACCTCGACCCACCCTGCTGGCCTATCTCGACGGCGAGCGCACCCCGGCCCGGCCGCACGCCGAAGGGCTCCTCGGCGGTCTGACCAACACCCTCAGCCGGGAAGCGCTCGCCCTCGCGGCCTTCGAAGGTGTCATCGCCGGTCTCGTGCGAGGCCACGACGCACTCACCGCCGCCGGCGTCACGACCGACGGTGACATCGTCGCCACCGGCGGCGGCGCCAGATCGCCCGCTTACCGCCAGGTCCTCGCCGACATGCTCGGCCGGCCCGTCACCACCCGCGACGTCGCCGAGGCGACAGCGCGCGGGGCGTGTGTGCAAGCGACCGCCGCCCTCAGCGGCGCATCGATCGTCGACATCCGTGACCGTTGGCAGCCACTCACCCAGGGCACGACAGCGCCACGGGCGGACGCCGCCGCCGGTGTGCCCGAGCGCTACCTGCAGCTCGCTGCTCTCACACCTCCCTCGTCCATCTGA
- a CDS encoding transaldolase family protein yields MTRLSLFIDSAQQREVEPLLATGLFDGVTTNPSLLARAGLTQDDLPAVHRWATAAGASRVYLQTLGLTLPEILASGRGLRDLGDDVVVKIPATASGFAAARRLAAEDVPVLITAVHHASQAVLAVAADAHSIAPYVGRMTDAGRDGIAQTLAMQRILGDCRTSVLAASVRTADDVALLAAGGVTDFTLSPALLEQMLQDDLTTAAAAAFEDALAGPPPPAVAPTGPADAEGGQWTGPPR; encoded by the coding sequence ATGACACGCCTCTCGCTGTTCATCGACTCCGCCCAGCAACGCGAGGTCGAGCCGTTGCTGGCCACCGGGCTCTTCGACGGTGTCACCACGAACCCGTCGCTGCTCGCCCGCGCGGGCCTCACCCAGGACGACCTCCCCGCCGTCCACCGGTGGGCCACGGCGGCCGGCGCGTCCCGGGTCTATCTGCAGACCCTGGGCCTCACCCTCCCGGAGATCCTCGCCAGCGGCCGCGGCCTGCGCGACCTCGGGGACGACGTCGTCGTCAAGATCCCCGCGACCGCATCCGGCTTCGCGGCGGCCCGCCGACTGGCGGCCGAGGACGTACCGGTGCTGATCACAGCGGTCCACCACGCGTCCCAGGCGGTCCTCGCCGTGGCCGCCGACGCACACTCCATCGCCCCGTACGTCGGACGGATGACGGACGCGGGACGCGACGGCATCGCCCAGACGCTCGCCATGCAGCGCATTCTCGGTGACTGCCGGACGTCGGTGCTCGCCGCCAGCGTCCGCACCGCCGACGACGTCGCACTGCTCGCCGCCGGCGGCGTCACCGACTTCACCCTCAGCCCGGCGCTGCTCGAGCAGATGCTGCAGGATGACCTCACCACGGCCGCGGCCGCCGCCTTCGAGGACGCCCTCGCGGGGCCACCACCACCGGCCGTCGCTCCCACCGGCCCCGCCGACGCCGAGGGCGGACAATGGACGGGCCCCCCACGATGA
- a CDS encoding KpsF/GutQ family sugar-phosphate isomerase: MTKDPLMTHISSNDTDTDAVLRAARETVRLEAAGVLAVVDQIDGSFVAAARLLHDCTGMVFVTGAGTSGAIARRMAHLFSVCGTPSVFIQAADALHGTMGAVTSGDIVVAISRGGGSTEINNLATRVKDRGATVLALTAVPDSELGRRSDVVVTLTSPPGVDPGEVIAMGSTLVTAVWGDAMALVLMRLRGYSWDRMLHTHPSGAVGSLTDAPAPLPTLALPAAAPSPQGH; the protein is encoded by the coding sequence ATGACGAAAGACCCTCTGATGACCCACATCTCCAGCAACGACACCGACACCGACGCGGTGCTGCGCGCGGCGCGCGAGACCGTCCGGCTCGAAGCGGCCGGGGTCCTGGCCGTCGTCGACCAGATCGACGGATCATTCGTCGCCGCCGCCCGGCTGCTGCACGACTGCACCGGGATGGTGTTCGTGACCGGTGCCGGCACCTCGGGAGCGATCGCCCGCCGGATGGCGCACCTGTTCTCCGTCTGCGGCACCCCGTCGGTGTTCATCCAGGCCGCCGACGCACTGCACGGCACCATGGGCGCCGTCACCAGCGGCGACATCGTCGTGGCCATCTCCCGCGGGGGCGGCAGCACCGAGATCAACAACCTGGCCACCCGGGTCAAGGACCGCGGCGCCACGGTCCTCGCCCTCACCGCCGTGCCCGACTCCGAACTCGGCCGCCGCTCCGACGTCGTGGTCACCCTCACCAGCCCACCCGGCGTGGACCCCGGCGAGGTCATCGCCATGGGATCCACGTTGGTCACCGCAGTGTGGGGTGACGCGATGGCGCTGGTGCTCATGCGACTCCGCGGCTACTCCTGGGACCGCATGCTGCACACCCACCCCTCCGGCGCGGTCGGCTCGCTCACCGACGCACCCGCACCGCTCCCGACCCTGGCACTGCCCGCCGCAGCCCCGTCCCCGCAGGGCCACTGA
- a CDS encoding FGGY-family carbohydrate kinase, whose product MTASPDRGADDHRYWADSASIPHTYLLESVGIRRGMWIVSWLRDLLGVDLEELTSAAARVPVGLGGAMTVLDWLAPTDHPHRRGAIPGFDGTQGHGHLYRSLVEGIALTMRRHTVAMESSLVAAMIPPGRPFRPRPDAATE is encoded by the coding sequence ATGACCGCCAGCCCGGACCGAGGCGCCGACGACCACCGGTACTGGGCGGACTCCGCTTCGATCCCGCACACCTATCTCCTGGAGAGTGTCGGCATCCGCCGTGGGATGTGGATCGTCAGCTGGCTGCGCGACCTCCTCGGCGTGGACCTCGAGGAACTCACATCGGCGGCTGCCCGGGTACCGGTCGGACTCGGGGGAGCGATGACCGTGCTGGACTGGCTGGCCCCGACCGACCACCCACACCGGCGCGGCGCCATCCCGGGTTTCGACGGCACCCAGGGCCACGGACACCTGTACCGCTCCCTCGTCGAAGGCATCGCCCTGACCATGCGCCGTCACACCGTGGCGATGGAGTCGTCGCTGGTTGCCGCCATGATCCCGCCGGGACGCCCGTTCCGACCCCGGCCCGATGCCGCTACCGAGTAG
- a CDS encoding SIS domain-containing protein, translating into MTSLTRIHEELVATLDAVDPTRVQLAVAALTTPQTRWFTTGQGRSRLVACMAAMRLMHLGVDIHVIGDVTTPSIGPGDGLLVLSASGETPVTLHLARRAAEAGASILAVTTREDSSLGRLATLMVPLPVVSTRQFGGSLFEQAALLLLDSLVLDITGADPRTYRRMHERHTNLE; encoded by the coding sequence ATGACCTCGTTGACGCGCATCCACGAAGAGCTGGTGGCCACCCTCGACGCCGTCGACCCGACCCGGGTCCAGCTGGCTGTCGCAGCTCTGACGACGCCACAGACCCGCTGGTTCACGACCGGACAGGGCCGATCGCGGCTGGTGGCGTGCATGGCCGCGATGCGACTCATGCACCTCGGTGTGGACATCCACGTCATCGGTGACGTGACGACACCGTCGATCGGGCCCGGCGACGGACTCCTGGTGCTGTCAGCCTCCGGGGAGACGCCGGTGACGCTGCACCTGGCACGCAGGGCTGCCGAGGCGGGTGCTTCCATCCTGGCCGTGACCACCCGTGAGGACAGCAGTCTCGGGAGACTGGCCACCCTCATGGTGCCGCTGCCCGTGGTCTCCACCCGGCAGTTCGGGGGCTCCCTGTTCGAGCAGGCCGCATTGCTGCTCCTCGACTCACTCGTCCTCGACATCACCGGCGCGGACCCGCGAACGTACCGGCGCATGCACGAACGCCACACGAATCTGGAATGA
- a CDS encoding ABC transporter permease, with product MAQKFRMPEEVGILGILVLVAVIVSLLSPNFATVGNLQVLLLNGAVIAFLALGQTFVLLTGGIDLSTGSTVALSGMLAALSMRAGMPWPVAVVIALATGVVVGIVNGSLIHHLKLPPFIVTFSTFGIVASIPLILTGASSVSVTDQFFAIIGRGKLFGIPMPVVLVILAAIVFTFLLRRTPTGVHIYAVGGNTETSRLAGIGIARTTILVYGISGLCAAFGGLITTSRLMVGYPTAGSGNELFFSIAAAVVGGVSLFGGVGTVLGALLGAVLIATVSNGMNVIGVESFWQPLVIGVIILVGVSLDTYRRQLSISQLFRRLTTGRGPTDAVATAPAAADAPDETVTTVPRR from the coding sequence ATGGCACAGAAATTCCGGATGCCCGAGGAGGTCGGCATCCTCGGGATCCTCGTCCTGGTGGCGGTGATCGTGAGCCTGTTGTCGCCCAATTTCGCGACCGTCGGCAATCTGCAGGTCCTGCTGCTGAACGGGGCGGTGATCGCCTTTCTGGCCCTGGGCCAGACGTTCGTGTTGCTCACCGGCGGTATCGATCTGTCCACCGGCTCCACGGTGGCCTTGTCGGGCATGTTGGCGGCCCTGTCGATGCGAGCCGGAATGCCCTGGCCGGTCGCCGTCGTCATCGCGCTGGCCACCGGCGTCGTGGTCGGGATCGTGAACGGCAGCCTCATCCACCATCTCAAGCTGCCGCCGTTCATCGTCACCTTCTCCACCTTCGGGATCGTCGCGAGCATCCCGCTGATCCTGACCGGCGCGAGCTCGGTGTCGGTCACCGACCAGTTCTTCGCGATCATCGGTCGTGGCAAGCTGTTCGGGATTCCGATGCCGGTGGTGCTCGTGATCCTCGCGGCCATCGTGTTCACGTTCCTGCTGCGCCGCACCCCGACCGGGGTGCACATCTACGCCGTCGGCGGCAACACCGAGACCTCACGGCTGGCCGGGATCGGCATCGCGCGGACCACCATCCTGGTGTACGGGATCAGCGGGTTGTGCGCCGCGTTCGGCGGCCTCATCACCACCAGCCGCCTCATGGTCGGCTACCCCACCGCCGGCTCGGGCAACGAGCTGTTCTTCTCCATCGCCGCCGCCGTCGTGGGTGGCGTGTCCCTCTTCGGCGGAGTCGGCACCGTCCTGGGCGCTCTGCTGGGAGCGGTCCTGATCGCCACGGTCTCCAACGGGATGAACGTCATCGGCGTCGAGAGCTTCTGGCAGCCGCTGGTCATCGGCGTCATCATCCTGGTCGGGGTCAGCCTCGACACCTACCGACGCCAGCTGTCGATCTCGCAGCTGTTCCGCCGACTGACCACCGGCCGCGGCCCCACGGACGCGGTCGCCACCGCGCCCGCTGCGGCCGACGCTCCGGACGAAACGGTCACCACCGTGCCGCGTCGCTGA
- a CDS encoding GGDEF domain-containing protein — protein sequence MAEPEVPGIAAGRHGPASTFDAACELVVAHLSRAVPMGLWAVTRVADDRQTMLAVDSPGYPSVEVGVELPFRTSLCSQMANGQAPAVAPDIAVEDSYTAAAGCAEHLGFQVGAYAGARILGPSGTLFGTLCGYNPTATPGLSEATQPLLSVFAGLLSVVLTADLALTERNREAERAWSFAESDELTGLLNRRGWGRLLALEDARFRRFGDPATVIVIDVDDFKTVNDTHGHHVGDRMLQAVAHQLRRTARATDIVARLGGDEFGIIAVGAGRAEAATLVRRLQHALIDTGLQISTGSAPHTAGGGLTTAWEQADAAMYAARRRRRDGGDRAAQV from the coding sequence GTGGCAGAACCTGAGGTGCCCGGTATCGCCGCCGGGAGACACGGACCGGCGAGCACCTTCGATGCCGCCTGTGAGCTGGTGGTGGCCCATCTGTCCCGGGCGGTACCGATGGGGTTGTGGGCTGTCACCCGGGTCGCCGACGACCGACAGACGATGCTCGCGGTCGATTCGCCGGGCTACCCCTCGGTGGAAGTCGGAGTGGAGTTGCCGTTCCGTACGTCGCTGTGTTCACAGATGGCGAACGGGCAGGCGCCCGCCGTGGCTCCGGACATCGCAGTCGAGGATTCTTACACCGCTGCAGCGGGGTGTGCCGAGCATCTGGGTTTCCAGGTCGGCGCCTACGCCGGAGCGAGGATCCTCGGGCCCTCAGGGACGCTGTTCGGGACACTGTGCGGTTACAACCCCACCGCCACCCCTGGTTTGTCGGAGGCGACGCAACCGCTGCTGTCGGTGTTCGCGGGACTGCTGTCGGTGGTGCTCACTGCGGACCTGGCGTTGACGGAGAGGAACCGGGAAGCCGAACGAGCCTGGAGCTTCGCCGAGTCGGACGAGTTGACGGGCCTGCTCAACCGTCGCGGCTGGGGCCGTCTCCTCGCGCTCGAGGACGCGCGGTTCCGCCGGTTCGGCGATCCTGCCACCGTGATCGTGATCGACGTCGACGACTTCAAGACGGTGAATGACACCCATGGCCATCACGTCGGCGACCGCATGTTGCAGGCAGTGGCTCACCAGCTCCGCAGGACCGCCCGAGCAACCGACATCGTCGCCCGGCTGGGCGGTGACGAATTCGGGATCATCGCCGTCGGCGCCGGCCGGGCCGAGGCGGCGACGTTGGTGCGGCGACTCCAGCATGCGCTGATCGACACCGGTCTGCAGATCTCGACGGGATCCGCGCCGCACACCGCCGGCGGCGGGCTGACCACCGCCTGGGAACAGGCCGACGCCGCGATGTACGCCGCCCGGCGCCGTCGCCGCGACGGTGGTGACCGGGCAGCCCAGGTCTGA